CGAGCCGTGCCGTCGAGATGGACCGTGGCGTCTCCATGTATGACCCCGAGCGCTGCCACCTGGGCGGTATCCCGATGGGCCAGCGCCAGCTGATGACCTACGAGGTCTCCGGCACCGGCGTCTTCGTCGAGGGTGACGACCTGCACTTCGTCAACAACTCTGCGATGCAGCAGATGTGGGACGACATCCGCAGGACCGTCATCGTCGGGATGGACCTCGCTCACCAGACCCTGCAGAAGCGTCTCGGCAAGGAAGTCACCCCCGAGACGATCAACGAGTACCTCCACATCTTAAACCACGCGATGCCCGGCGGCGCCGTCGTCCAGGAGCACATGGTCGAGACCCACCCCGGCCTCGTCGACGACTGTTACGTCAAGGTCTTCACCGGCGACCAGGAACTCGCCGACGACATCGAGCCCCAGTTCCTGCTGAACATCGAGAAGCTCTTCCCCGCCAAGCAGGCCGAGGAACTCAAGGCGGAAGTCGGCAAGAGCATGTACCAGGCAATCCACATCCCGACCTCGGTCTCGAGGACCTGCGACGGTGGAACGACCTCCCGGTGGTCCGCCATGCAGATCGGCATGTCCTTCATCGCCGCCTACCGCATGTGCGCCGGTGAAGCGGCTGTCGCCGACCTCTCCTACGCCGCGAAGCACGCAGGCGTCATCCAGATGGGATCCCACCTGCCCGCACGGCGTGCCCGTGGCCCGAACGAGCCCGGTGGCATCAAGTTCGGCCTCTTTGCCGATATCGTCCAGGCGAACCGGAAGTACCCCAACGACCCCGCGAAGGCTGCCCTTGAGGTCGTCGGCGCCGGAACCATGCTCTACGACCAGATCTGGCTCGGCTCCTACATGTCCGGCGGTGTCGGATTCACCCAGTACGCGACCGCGGCCTACACCGACAACATCCTCGACGAGTTCACCTACTACGGTATGGACTACGCCAAGGACAAGTACAAGGTCGACTGGAAGAACCCGAGCCCGAGCGACAAGATCAAGCCGACCCAGGAGATCGTCAACGATCTCGCCAGCGAGGTCACCCTCAACGCCATGGAGCAGTACGAGCAGTTCCCGACCATGATGGAGGACCACTTCGGCGGGTCCCAGCGTGCCGGCGTCATCGCCGCCGCATCCGGTCTGACGACCTCCATCACGACCGGCAACTCGAACGCCGGCTTAAACGCCTGGTACCTCTCCATGCTCCTGCACAAGGACGGATGGTCGCGTCTCGGCTTCTTCGGCTACGACCTGCAGGACCAGTGCGGTTCCGCGAACTCGCTCTCCATGGAGTCCGACCGCGGTCTGATGGGAGAACTCCGTGGCCCGAACTACCCGAACTACGCGATGAACGTCGGACACCAGGGCGAATACGCCGCGATCGTCGCCGGTTCCCACTACGGCCGCGGCGACGCGTTCTGCTACAGCCCGCTCGTCAAGGTCTGCTTCGCCGACCCGAGCCTGAAGTTCGACTTCGCCGAGCCCCGCCGCGAGTTCGCGAAGGGTGCGATCCGCGAGTTCATGCCCGCCGGCGAGCGTTCGCTCATCATTCCGGCCCGGTAAACCCCTCCATAACCCCTTTTTATTTGCACGTCCTCACAATCCCGCGATCGCAAACATTCCTGCCGATCAGCTGGAGTTGGTGGAGCGAGTGGTTCTCACTCGCCCACGTATTATCTGGCCGTAAATTCGTATCACGAAGTCTGCCGTTTCCCCTCAAATTTATTGCATTTTCCGGCGCTCCTGCCCCTGAATCGCCCGCCCCGGTCACCGGGAGGCGCGCAGAGGATGAGATAACGTTGCGACCGTCAGCACAGGAGGACGAGCACTGTCGGGTCCTGGTCACGCCCGGTGCCGGGGATATCCGCAGCCCTCGCCGAAACCGGTTTCGCTCTCAATATCCCCTCCTCCCGCACCGCCGCCGAACCCCCTATATCGCCTGACCTCCAACACTACCGCAGAGTACCGGGGAGAAGTTCATACGATGACGACCGGCGGCCGGATCATCCTGCACGTGGATATGGACAGTTTCTTCGCTTCCGTCGAGGTCCGCCGCGACCCGTCCCTTGCCGGGAGGCCGGTGATCGTGGGCGCCGACCCGAAGGGAGGGGCGGGCCGGGGGGTCGTGAGCACCTGCTCCTACGAGGCCCGCCGCTACGGGGTACACTCCGGCATGCCTATCTCCCGGGCGTACGACCTCTGCCCGCACGGCGTCTACCTCCCGGTGGACCGGTCGTTCTATGTCAGAGTTTCGGAAGAGATCATGGCGATCCTCTCCCGGCACGCCGGCCGCATCGAGCAGGTGAGCATCGACGAGGCCTACCTCGACGTCAGCGATGCCGGGAGTTTCCCGGCGGCGGGGATGCTTGCCACCGCAATCAAGCGGGAGATCCGGGACGAGACAGGACTCACCTGCTCGGTCGGCGTCGCCCCGGGCAAGGCCGTGGCAAAGATCGCCTCCGACTACCAGAAGCCCGACGGGCTGACGATCGTCCGCCCCGACGAGGTCGCGGGGTTCCTCGCCCCCCTGCCGGTGGAGAAGATTCCCGGGGTCGGGAAGAAGACCCGGGAGGATCTCCTGCGGATGGGCATCCGGACCGCCGGAGACCTTGCAAGCCGCGACGTCCAGGAGATCATCGCCCGGCTGGGGAGACCCGGCGTCCGGGTGCACCGCCTCGCCCGGGGCATCGACGACGGGGAGGTGCAGGGCAGGGAGGGATGCAAATCCGTCTCCCGGGAGACGACGTTTGAAGCGGACACCGCCGATCCGTCCCTCCTCTCCGGGACCCTCGCCGAACTTGCGGACGTTGTCGCGGAGACACTTCGTGCCGACGGTCTCCGGTGCCGGACCGTCACGGTCAAGGTCAGGTACCGCGGGTTTGAGACGCATACACGGTCCCGGACACTGGAGCGGTTCACCGCGGACCCCGGGGTGATCCGGCAGGTCGCATTCGCCCTGCTTCTGCCGTTCCTCAACGGCACTGACGTCCGGCTCCTCGGGGTCAGGCTCTCGGCGCTCGAGGGCGGCCGCACCCGGCAGTCGTCGATCGACGAGTTCCTCTCCTCCTGAACTATCCCCGCGGGGGAACCTTCTTTACGTGAGGTGCGCACTAGAGTGCCGGTATGCCCGATATCTGGACCGTGCTCCTCGTCGCCGTCCTTCTCCTCCTCTTCGCGGTGCCGGTCGTCCGCCAACAGATGACCCGGGCCCGCCGCCTGCGGGCGATCCGGGACCTGGAAGCGGAGCGCCAAACCCGTGTGATCGTCCTGATCCACCGGCAGGAGCGAATCGGCTTCCTGGGCATCCCGCTCTTCCGCTACATCGACATCAACGACTCCGAGGAGATCCTCAGGGCGATCCGGCTCACGGAGCCGGGGATGCCGATCGACTTCATCGTCCACACCCCCGGAGGCCTGATCCTTTCATCCGAGCAGATTGCGATGGCTCTCCGGCGCCACAAGGGGAAGGTGACGGTCTTTGTCCCTCACTACGCCATGTCGGGTGGGACGCTCCTCTGCCTTGCTGCCGACGAAGTGGCGATGGACGAGAACGCCGTGCTCGGTCCGGTCGACCCCCGGATCGGGGAGTACCCGGCGGCGTCGATCCTCCGGGTCCCGCGACTGAAACCGGCCGAAGAGATCGAGGATGAGACCTTCATCCTGGTCGACATCGCATCGAAGGCCCAGAACCAGATGCGGGAGTTCGTGGCCGATCTCCTCCGGGAGAGGATGGACGCCGGGCGTGCGGACCGCCTCTCCCGCCTGCTCACGGAGGGGACGTGGACTCACGACTACCCGATCACCCTCGAGCAGGCCCGGGAACTCGGGCTCCCCGTCACCCCCGGTATGCCCGCCGGGATCTATCGGTTGATGGACCTCTTCCCGCAGGCTATGCCCCGCCGCCCGTCGGTCGCCTACGTCCCGATCCCTTACCGGGAGGAGAAGAAGGGATGACGTTTCATCGTCTCCTTCGGGATCTGCGGAAACTCCGGCGGAACTCATTTTAACATCCCGGAACAAATATCTCTCCGTTCGCGGCACGCGCCCGCAGGGACTCCGGTGCCGGTGCCCGGCGGGTGCGGGACCGATAGGAGGAGATGACGATGACTTCGACCATAATACGCGCATCGCTTGTATGTCTGGTTCTCGCGGCGGTGCTGCTCTCTGCCGGATGCACCGAGCGAGAGCAGTCTCCCGGGGATCGGGTGCCGGGTCCGGACTTCCGGGGAGAGACATCGGGCTACGACGACCGCGTGGTATTCCGCTTCATCCCCGAGACCGATGCAGCGGCAACCTACAGCGTGACCCTTACGATCGAGCAGGACGTCTCCTGGGGAACGACGATCGAGACCCGGGAGAACGTGATCTACGAGAATATCTCCCGCGGCAATCCCATCGAGATCGTCGTCCCACGTGAGGGTCCCTCTGACGGTGCAGCGATCGAGATCGAGATCCGGAACACGGCCGGCGAGGTTCTGCACCGGAGCAGAACGTCCGTTCAGCCCGGAACACCCACTCCGGCGTTGCCGTGATCCGGGGGTGAGGGCTCCCCAGCCCTTATCCTGTCCCGCAACCCATCACTCTTGATCGTGAGCACCTACCTCCAGCTGCGCCTGGACGCGTTCGACCGTTTACAGAATCCCCTCTGCAATGATCGCCCCGACCGGAACGGTTTTCGCCGGCTCTGTTTCCAGTGCCCGTTTGCCGTGAGGACCGCAGGCGTCGTCTACTGTGAGCGTTTTTCAATCCCCATCCGGGCGCGGGAAAAGTATGCCCTGCCGGGATGGAAAGCGATACGGAACACAATCCTGGAACGTGACGGGCAGCGGTGCACCATCTGCGGGGGAGACGAAGACCTCCATATCCATCATCTCGACTGCGATCCCACGAACGACGACCCGGCGAACCTGCTTACTCTCTGCGGCATCTGCCACGCCCGGGTGCATACCGAGCTCCGCCGGGAAGGAGGAGCTGGACGGGTTGCGCGGGTGCTTCCGGCGGTACGGCGCCGTGCCGCCCGGTCGACGCGATCCCCGATGAGTGGAGAGACGGGACGCTCCTGAAGACCGCTTCTTTCGCCCGGCCCTCGTCAGGGACGGGGGAACGGTTATATTGTATGCCCGCTACCAGTAGCGTGACCATGGGGGGAATGTCCGCAAATGAGTATTACAGGAAAGCTCTTCGGAAGGGGTGATCCCGAAGGGCGGGAAGGCCCCGGCACAGATACCACGGTGAGCAGGCAGGCGGTCTCCCTCGCCCAGCAGGGACGATTCGGCGAGGCGATCGGCTGTTTTGACCGGGTGCTCGAAGAGGATCCGACCAACGTCAAGATGTGGAACAACAAGGGGGTCTTCCTCGATCTCATCGGCAGGGACCAGGATGCGCTGGTCTGCTGGGAGAGGGCGCTCTCGATCGACCCGGGGTTTGCTCCGGCATGGGTCTCCCGGGGAATGCTGCACCGGCGCCGCAACCGGTTCGAGGAGGCGCTCGCCTGCTACGACCGTGCCCTGGAACTCAACCCTGACTCCGCGGTCGCCTGGTACAACAGGAGCGGCATCTTCGTCGCGATGCACCGGCTGGACGACGCAGTAGCCTGCTACGAGCGGGTGCTCTCGATCGATCCTCATTTCGTGGCGGCCTGGACCGATCTCGGCTACGCCCACTTCCTCCGGCACCGGCACGAGGAAGCCGTCACCTGTTACGACCGGGCCATCGCCGACGATCCCGGGAGCGTCCGGGTCTGGAGCCTGAAGGGCGGCGCCCTGTATGCGCTCGGGGAGTACCGAAAGGCACTCGAATGTTTCGACCGGGTGCTCGCGATCGACCCGAAGTATGCCGCCGGGTGGAGCATGAAGTGCAGCGTCCTCTATCATCTCGGGATGTACCGCCACGCGCTCGCGTGTGCCGACAAGGCGCTTGAGATCAATCCCGGCTGCGAACTGACCACCCAGGTCAGAAAGATGCTCCTCTCCCTCATCCAGAAGTGGTGAGGGTCCCGGCCTCTTCCTCCGGGCCCGGCCAGCCCGGGACTGTTCCGCAAGGTTGACGCCGGGGGCCGTCCAACCGGGAACTGTTGCGCCGGGCGGGAACTCTCCCCCGGGGGAGACTCCGACCGTCTATTACCCGGCGACGCCAACAGGTGAATGTAATCCATGCCAGTCGATCAGATTCCCATCGGCACCTTCTCGCGGATCACCCGGCTCTCGCAGAAGGCGCTCCGTCTCTACGATGAGCGGGGGCTTCTCGTCCCCGCGGCAAGAGACATCTGCACGGGATACCGCTACTACACCTACGCCCAGATTGAGCGGGGCATCCATATCCGGCACCTGCTCTGGCTCGGGTTCGACCTCTCCGAGGTTGAGACCATCCTCTCTGCGCGGGAACGCGGCGATGCCGGCATGATCCGGGATCACTTTGCACGGCGTCTCGCTGCGGCCGAGCAGGAGATCGGGCGGCTGCATGCGATTGCAGAGGTCCTGCGGACGCAGGACCCGCTGAACGGAGGATTCCGAATGTCGATTACCGAACCTGTTATCAAGGATATCCCTGCCATGCGGGCGCTTTCCCGCCGGGAGCGGGGTGTTTACCAGGAGGCGATCCCGGGACTGATCGGGGAACTCTGCGCTTATGTCTCTCCTGCTGACGGACGGCAGCCCGCTGCAAAGATGACCGGGCCGATCATGTTCATCTGCCACGACGAGGAGTACCGGGAGACGGACGCGGATATCGAGGTGGCGATCCCGATCACCGGGTCCGTCAACCTTGAGGGGACCGCCGCCGAGGTCGTGACCCTTCCGGGCGGCCGGTTCGCCTCGGTGCTCTACACGGGCCCCTATCCCGGGGTCGGGAAGGCCTACGAACGGCTCTTCGCCTACATGGGCGAGCACGGCCTTGCATCGGCCGGCCCCTCGCGGGAACTCTACCTCAACGACCCCGCAGAGGTGCCGGAGGAGGAACTCCTGACCGAGGTCCAGTTCCCGATACAGGATCTCCCGCCGTCGGCCTGAGGGGGGTCATCCTCCCCCTGCGATGACCGTAAAGACGTGGCAGCCCCATCCGGGGATGTCCAGGTAGAGTCCGGGGGAGAGGAGGCTCCCCCCGTCCCGGTCGTACTCTGCCGGTCCCATGAGGTCCCGGAGGCTGACCGTCTTCCCCGCGAGATCGGCCCACGGGAGCGGGACGTAACACTGGCCCCGGTCCGGGGCGTAGTTGACGGCGACGAGGAGCCGTTCCTCTCCTCCTTCCCAGGCGAAGGCGATGTAGCCGTCGTGGGAGGGGTTGCCCTCCCATGCGGGGTTGCAGTCGAGGAGCCGCCACTCCCCGTCCCGGAACGCCGGAAGGCGCAGGCAGGCCAAAAGCCCCCGGTAGAACTCTTCTATGGCCTGATCGGTCGGCTCCTCCGGTTCCCGGCAGAGGTGGACGGGGACAAACTTCCGCCGCCCGGCAAACTGCCCCCGGTGGAAGAACCGGAGGCCGGGGCAGAGGAAAGCGAGGACGGCGGCGGCACGGTGGCGGTCGGGCGGGAAGACTGCCGCCGCCCGGTCTTCGTCGTGGTTCTCGAGGAACCGGACGGATCTTCGCTGGTACTCCGGGTCCGCCCGGAAGTGCTCCCGCACCGGCCGCCCCTCTCCACTCCGGAGTCTGTCATAGAGCCGTTTGTCGTAGGTGTAGTCGAACCCCTGCTGCTGGAGCGTCCACTCGAGGTCCCAGTATACCTCCGCCATGAAGACGAAGCCGGGGTGCTCCTTCCTGACCCCGGCGATCGCTCCCGGCCAGAACGGTTCCATCTCTCTCCCCCAGGTCTGCCGGAAGACCTCCGGGAGGACGAGCATCGCCATATCGCACCGGACACCGTCGCACCATCCCGCGATCCTTTGCAGTTCGGCGGTCATCGCCTCCTGCAGGTCCGGGTTGCCGTAGTCGAGCTGCAGGGTGTCGGGCCAGCCGCTGAAGTAGGGGTCCCGACCGTGGGCGAGGACGGCCGAACCACCGGGGAGGTCCATCCGGACGAAGTCCTGCGGCCGGCGGGCGAGTTCCTCCTCGGTGCCGCGGACGTAGTAATCCGGGTGGTCCTGCACCCAGGGGTGGTCGGGGGCGGTGTGGTTCGGGACGAAGTCGAGCATCAGCAGGAGTCCATGCCGGTGCAGGCGGTCGCGGAACCGGGCGAGCGTCTCCGGCTCGCCGAGGCCGGGGTGGAGGGAGTAGCCGGCGACGGCAAACCCGGAACCGCAGACGTCCTCCTCCCGGAGGTCGGGGAGCAGGCTCCGGTAACCCTGGAGCCACTCCTCGTTCGAGCGCGAGACCCGGCGCCCGGCCTCCCCGGTCATCCAGACCCCCATGAGATAGACCCAGGAGAACCCGCACCCGGCCAGCCCCGCGAGCCGGGTGTCGGGGATATCGTCGAGCGTGACGCGGCGACCCGCCTCACGGGGGAGGTGCCGGAGCAGGACGCGTGCGTTGATCTCGTAGAGGGAGGGGTAACGTGGGGTGTTCATGATGGGGCTCCCTCGGACGTACGGACGGATAGAAGTATCCTTGGACTCGAACTCCGTGCCGTTGGAACGCCGTTACTCGAAAACGCGAAGCGTTTTCTCGAACTCCGCTCCTTCGCACCTTCGGTGCTCGTGCTCCGTTCCTGCGGGAACGTCGCACTTCGGAGCGTCGTTTTCACCACACAGCGGAGTGAAGGTCGTCGTCCCGCCAGAACCCCCTAAACGACCGGGAGCCCTGCACCGCATCGACAACCCGGCCGCTCGTCGCCTTCATGAACGCCGCGAGCGGCACCTGCATCCGGGCGTCCAGGCAGCCGTAGAGAAAGTCCCGCAACGCCGTTTCCGCCCGCAGTTCGGGAATGAGACGACAGTTGAGGAGAGTGGTATAGGTCCCGACGAGCGGCGCGCCGGAGGTAAGGTGACGGTCGACGGCGTGGGCGGCGAGTTCCGCGGTCCTGTGGGCGTAGAAGATTCCTTCGCCGAGGATGGGGCTTGCAAACCCGGCCGCATCGCCAACGAGGACCGTCCCCTCATGGGCCGGGGTAGGAAGATAGTTCCCCAGCGGCAGGAGGTATCCCGCCGGCTTCCGGTCCGCGAACGCGGAAAATCCGATGGTCTTCAGGAACTCTTCGTACCGGTCATGGAGGCCTTTTCGGTTCGCCTGCAACTGACCGCCGATACCGACGACGATCGCCTCCCTGTTCGGGAAGACCCACCCGTATCCCCTCCGGCAGGCCGCAAAGACGATATGGGGCGTCACAAGATTGTCGTCCAGGCGGATAGGCCCGTTCCCGTTCGCGAGTGCCTCCGCCTCCTTGCGGGGGACTGCGAGCTCCAGCGCCCACCCGAGGTTTTCGTGCCACCGCTCGGTGTCGACGACGCCCTCCGGGAGGAAGCGCCGGACC
The genomic region above belongs to Methanoculleus oceani and contains:
- a CDS encoding NAD(P)/FAD-dependent oxidoreductase; its protein translation is MESRPEYDVVVVGGGPAGSTAAYLLAGFGYRVALLEKRTYPRDKVCGGCLSQKSVRFLDRVFSLPVGALRREGLLDFAGTGYALYIGSSRILAEDLTEPVYFTRRERYDACLARMAAQAGAEVCEGMEVVAIDHARRTVTTSGGDRYAARVLIGADGIHSRVRRFLPEGVVDTERWHENLGWALELAVPRKEAEALANGNGPIRLDDNLVTPHIVFAACRRGYGWVFPNREAIVVGIGGQLQANRKGLHDRYEEFLKTIGFSAFADRKPAGYLLPLGNYLPTPAHEGTVLVGDAAGFASPILGEGIFYAHRTAELAAHAVDRHLTSGAPLVGTYTTLLNCRLIPELRAETALRDFLYGCLDARMQVPLAAFMKATSGRVVDAVQGSRSFRGFWRDDDLHSAVW
- a CDS encoding alpha-amylase family glycosyl hydrolase; protein product: MNTPRYPSLYEINARVLLRHLPREAGRRVTLDDIPDTRLAGLAGCGFSWVYLMGVWMTGEAGRRVSRSNEEWLQGYRSLLPDLREEDVCGSGFAVAGYSLHPGLGEPETLARFRDRLHRHGLLLMLDFVPNHTAPDHPWVQDHPDYYVRGTEEELARRPQDFVRMDLPGGSAVLAHGRDPYFSGWPDTLQLDYGNPDLQEAMTAELQRIAGWCDGVRCDMAMLVLPEVFRQTWGREMEPFWPGAIAGVRKEHPGFVFMAEVYWDLEWTLQQQGFDYTYDKRLYDRLRSGEGRPVREHFRADPEYQRRSVRFLENHDEDRAAAVFPPDRHRAAAVLAFLCPGLRFFHRGQFAGRRKFVPVHLCREPEEPTDQAIEEFYRGLLACLRLPAFRDGEWRLLDCNPAWEGNPSHDGYIAFAWEGGEERLLVAVNYAPDRGQCYVPLPWADLAGKTVSLRDLMGPAEYDRDGGSLLSPGLYLDIPGWGCHVFTVIAGGG
- the dinB gene encoding DNA polymerase IV — protein: MTTGGRIILHVDMDSFFASVEVRRDPSLAGRPVIVGADPKGGAGRGVVSTCSYEARRYGVHSGMPISRAYDLCPHGVYLPVDRSFYVRVSEEIMAILSRHAGRIEQVSIDEAYLDVSDAGSFPAAGMLATAIKREIRDETGLTCSVGVAPGKAVAKIASDYQKPDGLTIVRPDEVAGFLAPLPVEKIPGVGKKTREDLLRMGIRTAGDLASRDVQEIIARLGRPGVRVHRLARGIDDGEVQGREGCKSVSRETTFEADTADPSLLSGTLAELADVVAETLRADGLRCRTVTVKVRYRGFETHTRSRTLERFTADPGVIRQVAFALLLPFLNGTDVRLLGVRLSALEGGRTRQSSIDEFLSS
- a CDS encoding tetratricopeptide repeat protein; this translates as MSITGKLFGRGDPEGREGPGTDTTVSRQAVSLAQQGRFGEAIGCFDRVLEEDPTNVKMWNNKGVFLDLIGRDQDALVCWERALSIDPGFAPAWVSRGMLHRRRNRFEEALACYDRALELNPDSAVAWYNRSGIFVAMHRLDDAVACYERVLSIDPHFVAAWTDLGYAHFLRHRHEEAVTCYDRAIADDPGSVRVWSLKGGALYALGEYRKALECFDRVLAIDPKYAAGWSMKCSVLYHLGMYRHALACADKALEINPGCELTTQVRKMLLSLIQKW
- a CDS encoding MerR family transcriptional regulator, giving the protein MPVDQIPIGTFSRITRLSQKALRLYDERGLLVPAARDICTGYRYYTYAQIERGIHIRHLLWLGFDLSEVETILSARERGDAGMIRDHFARRLAAAEQEIGRLHAIAEVLRTQDPLNGGFRMSITEPVIKDIPAMRALSRRERGVYQEAIPGLIGELCAYVSPADGRQPAAKMTGPIMFICHDEEYRETDADIEVAIPITGSVNLEGTAAEVVTLPGGRFASVLYTGPYPGVGKAYERLFAYMGEHGLASAGPSRELYLNDPAEVPEEELLTEVQFPIQDLPPSA
- the mcrA gene encoding coenzyme-B sulfoethylthiotransferase subunit alpha encodes the protein MAKIERSQKLFLKALKEKFQGQDVESETAEFYKFNGVRQSPRKMEFMKASRAVEMDRGVSMYDPERCHLGGIPMGQRQLMTYEVSGTGVFVEGDDLHFVNNSAMQQMWDDIRRTVIVGMDLAHQTLQKRLGKEVTPETINEYLHILNHAMPGGAVVQEHMVETHPGLVDDCYVKVFTGDQELADDIEPQFLLNIEKLFPAKQAEELKAEVGKSMYQAIHIPTSVSRTCDGGTTSRWSAMQIGMSFIAAYRMCAGEAAVADLSYAAKHAGVIQMGSHLPARRARGPNEPGGIKFGLFADIVQANRKYPNDPAKAALEVVGAGTMLYDQIWLGSYMSGGVGFTQYATAAYTDNILDEFTYYGMDYAKDKYKVDWKNPSPSDKIKPTQEIVNDLASEVTLNAMEQYEQFPTMMEDHFGGSQRAGVIAAASGLTTSITTGNSNAGLNAWYLSMLLHKDGWSRLGFFGYDLQDQCGSANSLSMESDRGLMGELRGPNYPNYAMNVGHQGEYAAIVAGSHYGRGDAFCYSPLVKVCFADPSLKFDFAEPRREFAKGAIREFMPAGERSLIIPAR
- a CDS encoding HNH endonuclease — encoded protein: MSTYLQLRLDAFDRLQNPLCNDRPDRNGFRRLCFQCPFAVRTAGVVYCERFSIPIRAREKYALPGWKAIRNTILERDGQRCTICGGDEDLHIHHLDCDPTNDDPANLLTLCGICHARVHTELRREGGAGRVARVLPAVRRRAARSTRSPMSGETGRS
- a CDS encoding SDH family Clp fold serine proteinase, which encodes MPDIWTVLLVAVLLLLFAVPVVRQQMTRARRLRAIRDLEAERQTRVIVLIHRQERIGFLGIPLFRYIDINDSEEILRAIRLTEPGMPIDFIVHTPGGLILSSEQIAMALRRHKGKVTVFVPHYAMSGGTLLCLAADEVAMDENAVLGPVDPRIGEYPAASILRVPRLKPAEEIEDETFILVDIASKAQNQMREFVADLLRERMDAGRADRLSRLLTEGTWTHDYPITLEQARELGLPVTPGMPAGIYRLMDLFPQAMPRRPSVAYVPIPYREEKKG